Genomic segment of Eremothecium sinecaudum strain ATCC 58844 chromosome VIII, complete sequence:
CATTTCTAGTAACTCCACCTTCGTTATTATCCGGTGGCGGTAACAATGTAAATGAAGACATCCAAATTATCTATAAGAATTATGCCACATTATACTTCACTTTAATCGTGGACGATCAAGAATCAGAATTGGCCATACTGGATTTGATACAGACATTTGTAGAAGCGCTAGATAGATGCTTTGCTGAGGTTAACGAGCTGGATCTTATTTTCAACTGGCAAACATTGGAGAGCGTACTTGAAGAGATCATACAGGGTGGAATGGTCATCGAAACAAACGTGAGGAAAATTGTTGAGGCAGTGGATGAGCTTAACAGAACTACTGAAGATGATATGAAATTTGGTAAAGGACTAGGGAACGCATTCCAAGCGATTACACAAGGAAATTTCCTCAACTGGGGGGCGAGGCAGTAAGCATTACtaatttcattaaaaaatatcaaGCCACATCTACCGTACTACTTCTTGTATTACAAAGTGTTTACGAAAGCTTTACTATACGATAAGCAAAATATTCTATATACACGAAagaaataaataaatatgTTAAGGATAGTCACCTTAGCCACCAATAACTCACCAAGGTTTCCACCAACTTTTTGAATCTACCACTGCCTTTGTCTTTCCCTGGCTCTTTTGACGTATCATATCTAGCTCCTGTCTTACTCTTTCCAACTCTTCCTTTTGGATTTCGTTAGCTTTCACTTTCTGAAACTGATCACGATTTTGAAGAGTAGATGTATCCCTTTCAAAAGGAGACTTAATAGGCCCTGTTTTCCATATAGGATCATTACTCTTAGCGGTTTCTTGAACTATCTTCATTAATGTTTGCTGCTCAGCTTGACGTAAGTTCTTTTCTCTCTCATATTGTTGTCGCAATTCTGGTGACAGCCTCTCGATGAGTTCCTCATCAGTTGGAGTAGTGTATTTAAATAGTAAAACACCGCTTCCAATGATTATACCACCTACAGCATAAACCCGAAACCACTTGGCCCAAATTCCGCTCATAGTATGCAGGCTTACGCTTCTATATGTAGATCTAATGAATGTAAGTATTTGTATGGAGAGTAGAATAATTTCTAATATTTGCGTAAATGCGGGTAATAAAGAAGTAGTCTAAACAACTAAACCAGTATTAAACAATACTCATATTAGATTTGATATTAATAAATGTATACGTATCAGAGTCGAGTGGAGGAAATATTATATAGGACCTATATAGTACAATTAAATGAAGTGTTTAGGGTAGGTCCAAGTAATCATTATTGATAGCTAGACATTCACGGGCTATTAAAATGTATAATAGAACAAAATCACAAAAATAGGAGTATAACACTGATATAATCAATGCATCTCTACCTTCGGTGATTGCTGGAAGCTGTCAGTATCCATTGGGTTGATGGTTAGATAGAAAGCTCAGATTAACTTAACCAATCATTTGCTCGTATAGATAATAGCTGAAGATCCTAGCAGCGGTATACATTATTGCAATACCCTCATATAGAGCCAAAGGAAAGCCAACAGTACCTTTCTCTTCAAAATTAACATATACGGAGTATAATGCCATTGCAAAGAATACTTTTGTCAATAGCAATGGTTTGGGTGCTACACCTGAAAGGAACGATACTGGTAACCTGACGCAGTCACCTCCTCTTAAAAAGTACCTGAAACAACCTTTTTGCAACTTCTTTAAGTAGAGACCTTCGGCTGCGAACAAAGCGTACAAGCATATCGATAGGGTATTAATTACGGCTGCATGCCCTTTCCTGTTAAAATGAAAATCTAGTAATTCATCTAAAATCTTTTCCCTCTCCGAGAATTCCATGTCCCCAATGGTCTTGACCAACAATACAACGTCAAGTAAACCGACTGCCATTCCACCACCTGTCAATGGATGCCTCATATTCAAAGCGTCACCTACTACGCACATACCAGGAACGTTATTTTGTCTCGCTGGCAACCACGAATTTGGCATCGACTTATATTTTCCGGCGGCTACAGCTTCGTCAAATGACTTAAGGAGCTGTTTTGGGATGCACTGTCTAACTTCCTCACGTAACCATTTATTAACATCCCTGGGAATTTTTGGTGAGTTATAAGCACATAGAATTCTTGTTTCAATGGACGAAATCTGGTATACAAGCACAGGCATATGATCTTGGCCTAGAATA
This window contains:
- the APS3 gene encoding Aps3p (Syntenic homolog of Ashbya gossypii AAL143W; Syntenic homolog of Saccharomyces cerevisiae YJL024C (APS3); 1-intron in Ashbya gossypii) is translated as MIHAVLIFNKKCQPRLIKFYTPVELPKQKLLLDQVYELISQRNSAIQSSFLVTPPSLLSGGGNNVNEDIQIIYKNYATLYFTLIVDDQESELAILDLIQTFVEALDRCFAEVNELDLIFNWQTLESVLEEIIQGGMVIETNVRKIVEAVDELNRTTEDDMKFGKGLGNAFQAITQGNFLNWGARQ
- the CBP4 gene encoding Cbp4p (Syntenic homolog of Ashbya gossypii AAL142C; Syntenic homolog of Saccharomyces cerevisiae YGR174C (CBP4)), translating into MSGIWAKWFRVYAVGGIIIGSGVLLFKYTTPTDEELIERLSPELRQQYEREKNLRQAEQQTLMKIVQETAKSNDPIWKTGPIKSPFERDTSTLQNRDQFQKVKANEIQKEELERVRQELDMIRQKSQGKTKAVVDSKSWWKPW